One region of Bombus affinis isolate iyBomAffi1 chromosome 5, iyBomAffi1.2, whole genome shotgun sequence genomic DNA includes:
- the LOC126916643 gene encoding ribonuclease 3 encodes MANPPPNVGQSYFWGTGVSQPQNMGYYSVPPPNFPLPNFSQPPPSYNIPVSTLSENKGANFIPPYHAMGTCYQNEVSNSYDVPYQTPTELQCNNQNYGMSNYSQPVSNFNTNWDDGSAYHNNDNAEWKSNNYSSDWNKPQNSKNSWYETNKVQEDDRKSSYVKFNDSPKNKRFEWRYRDKEPSNSYSVSKRRSRSPQNRSRESRSSRSPYRSRHDSQREKYSKHPKNRSVSRERLHCEEDSDRRSIHKKNNLHTSRSQRSYTSYRSRKRSRSQESYTSRTASPNNNPPINRDRTERELLLEKYRQDYCATSKDMERKMDELSAMGPEGIMKNARKVWTRTAPADLYYNRDESNPKIMRGTPKLHELCELFKKVLLNRAAAARALQPPYEPPPRKTRARLCRHKSEACSSSSSDSDSSMDEDDRTMEELMAKKQHPQRLHPEMWFNDPGEMNDGPLCRCSAKSRRSGIRHGIYAGEGAINKCDLNTNNADKLYHYRITISPPTNFLTKTPTIIKHDEHEFIFEGFSMLSHFPLVKLPTCKVIRFNIEYTILYIDEKLPENFMIEELDYFQTYLFKEILELTDFDLQAAQNKSGCGQFHFMPRFVRDLADNGQEILSMNEVLNYLIKSSKLLIDPDDLPRLVEMPQYKWQNFADEVKGMIVTYPGKKPCSVRVDQLDRNQADQPPGVIAYPEIVHFGIRPPQLSYAGNADYQKAWRDYVKFRHLLANMPKPSFEDKRKLEAKENKLQELRTQSKMKRDVTVDVSSEGFYRTGIMCDIVQHAMLIPVLVCHLRFHKSLDNLERTLGYEFKNRYLLQLALTHPSYRENFGTNPDHARNSLTNCGIRQPEYGDRRIHYMNTRKRGINTLINIMSRFGARTETESSIAHNERLEFLGDAVVEFLTSIHLFHMFPDLEEGGLATYRAAIVQNQHLAVLAKKLNLEEYMLYAHGSDLCHDLELRHAMANCFEALMGSLFLDGGIEVADRVFGETLFKAEEDLGKVWVNYPKHPLQEQEPTGDRQWIPSFELLQKLTKFEESIGIVFTHIRLLARAFTDRSIGYTNLTLGSNQRLEFLGDTVLQLIVSEYLYKYFPEHHEGHLSLLRSSLVNNKTQAVVCDDLGMTQYALYGNPKAELKTKDRADLLEAFLGALYVDKGLEFCRVFCDVCFFPRLQDFIMNQDWNDPKSKLQQCCLTLRTMDGGEPDIPVYKVIECKGPTNTRVYTVAVYFQGKRLAKASGHSIQEAEMNSAKEALEKSQDLFPQLDHQKRVIAKSMKMQQWPNKHKTRGRSMKPTDKHDDSDTSQRSKRSRSEV; translated from the exons ATGGCAAATCCTCCTCCAAATGTTGGTCAATCTTATTTTTGGGGCACAGGAGTTTCTCAGCCGCAAAATATGGGATATTATTCGGTGCCACCCCCAAATTTTCCACTACCAAATTTTAGTCAGCCACCACCATCCTATAATATACCGGTCTCTACTTTGTCTGAAAATAAAGgtgcaaattttattccaccGTATCATGCTATGGGAACATGTTATCAAAATGAAGTTTCAAATTCTTATGATGTTCCTTATCAAACTCCAACGGAACTACAATGTAACAATCAAAATTATGGAATGTCTAACTATTCTCAACCTGTAAGTAATTTTAACACAAATTGGGATGATGGAAGTGCATATCATAACAATGATAATGCAGAATGGAAATCCAATAATTATTCGTCTGATTGGAATAAACCACAAAATAGCAAAAATTCTTGGTACGAAACAAATAAAGTGCAAGAAGATGATAGAAAATCATCATATGTAAAATTTAACGATTCTCCAAAAAATAAAAGGTTTGAATGGAGATATAGAGACAAAGAGCCTTCTAATAGTTATTCAGTTAGTAAAAGACGTTCCAGAAGTCCTCAGAATAGGTCAAGGGAGAGTAGATCAAGCAGATCACCATATAGATCGAGGCATGATTCCCAAAGAGAGAAATATTCAAAGCATCCAAAAAATAGATCGGTCTCTAGAGAGCGTTTACATTGTGAAGAAGACTCTGACAGAAGATCAATACACAAAAAAAACAATTTACATACGTCACGCTCTCAGAGATCATATACAAGTTATAGAAGTAGGAAGAGATCTAGATCTCAAGAATCTTATACATCTAGAACTGCTAGTCCAAATAATAATCCCCCCATTAACAGGGATAGAACTGAAAGAGAGTTACTTCTAGAAAAATATAG GCAAGATTATTGTGCAACAAGTAAAGATATGGAAAGGAAAATGGATGAACTATCTGCAATGGGACCTGAAGGTATTATGAAAAATGCAAGAAAAGTATGGACACGTACCGCACCAGcagatttatattataatagagATGAAAGCAACCCAAAAATAATGAGAGGTACACCTAAACTGCATGAGTTATGTGAATTATTCAAGAAAGTATTACTAAATAGAGCTGCAGCTGCAAGAGCTTTGCAG CCTCCTTATGAACCACCCCCAAGAAAAACTAGAGCTCGTTTATGCAGGCACAAATCTGAAGCTTGTAGTAGCTCTTCTTCTGACAGTGATAGTTCAATGGATGAAGATGACAGAACAATGGAAGAATTAATGGCAAAGAAACAACATCCACAAAGATTACATCCTGAAATGTGGTTTAATGATCCTGGAGAA ATGAATGATGGACCATTGTGTAGGTGTAGTGCAAAATCAAGAAGGTCCGGTATTAGACATGGAATCTATGCTGGAGAGGGTGCAATAAATAAATGTGATTTAAACACAAATAATGCCGATAAATTATATCATTATCGAATAACAATTAGCCCCCCAACAAATTTTCTTACCAAAACACCAACAATTATTAAGCATGACGAGCACGAATTTATATTTGAAGGATTTTCTATGCTCTCGCATTTTCCTCTCGTAAAATTACCGACTTGTAAAGTAATAAGATTTAACATTGAGTATACAATCCTTTATATAGATGAGAAGTTGCCAGAAAATTTTATGATTGAAGAATTGGACTATTTCC aaacttatttatttaaagaaatattggAACTCACAGACTTTGATTTACAAGCTGCGCAAAATAAATCTGGTTGTGGTCAATTTCATTTTATGCCAAGATTCGTTCGTGATTTAGCTGATAATGGACAGGAAATATTATCCATGAATGaggttttaaattatttaatcaaaAGTAGTAAATTGTTAATAGATCCAGACGATCTACCTAGGTTAGTAGAAATGCCCCAATATAAATGGCAAAATTTTGCGGACGAAGTAAAGGGTATGATCGTTACATATCCTGGAAAAAAACCATGCAGTGTTCGTGTAGATCAGTTAGATAGGAACCAAGCAGATCAGCCACCTGGTGTAATTGCATACCCTGAAATTGTACATTTTGGAATTAGACCACCGCAACTTAGTTATGCAGGAAATGCAGA ttACCAAAAAGCATGGCGTGACTATGTAAAATTTCGTCATTTATTGGCTAACATGCCAAAACCATCGTTTGAAGATAAACGAAAGTTAGAAGCAAAAGAGAATAAGCTCCAGGAATTAAGAACCCAAAGCAAAATGAAACGTGATGTTACTGTGGATGTTAGTTCTGAAGGATTTTATAGAACTGGAATAATGTGTGATATAGTACAACATGCAATGTTAATTCCAGTACTTGTTTGTCATTTAAGATTTCATAAATCTTTAGATAACTTAGAGCGTACCTTAGGCTATGAATTTAAAAACAGATATCTTCTTCAGTTAGCTCTAACACATCCTAGTTACCGTGAAAATTTTGGTACAAATCCAGATCATGCACGGAATTCTTTGACTAATTGTGGAATAAGACAACCGGAATATGGTGATCGGCGAATACATTATATGAATACTCGAAAACGTGGTATTAATACATTAATCAATATAATGTCAAGATTTGGTGCGAGAACCGAAACTGAATCTTCGATAGCGCACAATGAAAGATTGGAGTTCTTAGGAGATGCAGTAGTAGAATTTCTAACatcgattcatttatttcatatgTTTCCTGACTTAGAAGAAGGTGGTTTGGCTACTTACAGAGCAGCAATTGTTCAAAATCAACACCTCGCTGTATTAGCAAAGAAATTAAATCTAGAGGAATACATGCTCTACGCACACGGAAGTGATCTTTGCCATGATTTAGAATTACGACATGCAATGGCAAATTGTTTTGAGGCATTGATGGGTTCATTATTTCTTGATGGTGGTATAGAAGTTGCGGATAGAGTTTTTGGTGAAACACTTTTTAAGGCTGAAGAAGATCTCGGGAAAGTTTGGGTAAATTACCCAAAACATCCTTTGCAGGAGCAGGAACCAACAGGTGATAGACAATGGATACCAAGTTTTGAACTATTGCAA aaattaacaaaatttgaaGAATCTATTGGCATTGTGTTTACTCATATCCGTCTTTTGGCTAGAGCATTTACCGATCGCAGTATAGGATACACGAACTTAACTTTGGGTTCTAATCAACGTTTAGAATTTTTAGGAGACACTGTATTACAATTGATAGTTTccgaatatttatacaaatattttccaGAACATCATGAAGGGCATCTATCT TTATTACGAAGTTCTcttgtaaataataaaactcaagCTGTAGTATGTGATGATTTAGGGATGACTCAGTATGCACTTTATGGTAATCCAAAAGCCGAATTAAAAACAAAGGACAGGGCAGATTTATTGGAAGCGTTTCTGGGAGCTCTTTATGTCGATAAGGGCTTAGAATTTTGTCGTGTCTTTTGTGATGTATGTTTCTTCCCACGTTTACAAGATTTCATTATGAATCAAGATTGGAATGATCCAAAGAGTAAATTGCAGCAATGTTGCTTAACATTAAGAACAATGGATGGTGGAGAACCTGATATTCCTGTATACAA AGTGATTGAGTGTAAAGGACCAACAAATACAAGAGTTTATACCGTTG
- the LOC126916647 gene encoding ras-related protein Rab-9A: MSGNNSATVGTLRGGNLQNRNSQRSTLLKVVILGDGGVGKSCLMNRFVSNHFDEHSFHTIGVEFLNKDIDINGEAYTLQIWDTAGQERFKTLRTPFYRGSDICLLTYAVDDRTSFKNLALWRSEFLYYADVQEGSTFPFIVVGNKVDVPDSEKQVSTEEAQAWCAENGDPPLVETSAKDATNVEAAFGAAVAAWAQLEARLERPLVEDTVDLSKQQSPHRSSCCMPVSGAESNKII; encoded by the exons ATGTCAGGAAACAATTCTGCTACAGTAGGTACACTTAGAGGTGGTAATCTACAAAATCGTAATTCTCAAAGATCTACACTTTTAAAAGTGGTGATTCTGGGTGATGGTGGTGTTGGCAAATCTTGTCTTATGAATAGATTTGTATCAAATCATTTTGATGAACATAGTTTTCATACAATTGGAGTAGAATTTTTAAACAAGGATATTGATATTAATGGAGAGGCATATACATTGCAAATATGGGATACAGCTGGACAAGAAAGATTTAAGACCCTTAGAACTCCGTTCTATAGAGGCTCTGATATTTGCCTTTTAACATATGCGGTAGATGATAGAACAAGTTTTAAAAATTTAGCACTTTGGAGATCTGAATTCCTTTATTATGCTGATGTTCAAGAAGGATCAACATTTCCATTTATAGTTGTTGGGAACAAA gTGGATGTTCCAGATTCTGAGAAACAAGTTTCTACAGAAGAAGCTCAAGCTTGGTGTGCAGAAAATGGAGACCCTCCATTAGTAGAAACATCTGCAAAGGATGCAACCAATGTCGAAGCAGCATTTGGTGCAGCTGTTGCTGCTTGGGCACAACTTGAAGCTAGATTAGAAAGACCATTAGTAGAAGATACTGTTGATCTTTCAAAACAACAATCTCCTCATCGTTCAAGTTGTTGTATGCCTGTGTCTGGTGCTGA GTCTAACAAAATTATTTGA
- the LOC126916648 gene encoding high affinity copper uptake protein 1 translates to MSHDHMAHMMNVSSGYATHVNHASHESMDHSNMDENMMHSSMDHANMDHGSMNHEGHHAAASEACGNMGMHGMSMVFHGGYCENVLFESWKISSISGLIGSMIGIMIMAALYEGLKYYREYLFWKMYNSLQYRSVTMPQEKNVVAEDNRVVHMVGEVIHKQPPTMLSWMHTFQTFLHIVQIVLSYFLMLIFMTYNVWLCFAVVFGAAIGYFLFGWKKSVIVDVTEHCH, encoded by the exons ATGTCTCACGATCATATGGCCCATATGATGAACGTATCGAGTGGGTATGCAACCCACGTTAATCACGCGTCTCATGAATCTATGGATCATTCAAATATGGATGAAAATATGATGCACAGTTCTATGGATCATGCTAATATGGATCATGGGAGTATGAACCACGAAGGTCACCATGCCGCTGCCTCGGAAGCATGTGGCAATATGGGGATGCACGGTATGTCG aTGGTCTTCCATGGAGGATACTGTGAAAACGTATTATTCGAATCATGGAAAATCTCGTCGATCAGTGGTCTCATAGGATCGATGATCGGTATCATGATCATGGCCGCACTTTACGAGGGATTGAAGTATTACCGGGAATATTTATTCTGGAAAATGTATAATTCCCTTCAATACAGAAGCGTCACGATGCCACAAGAGAAAAATGTCGTAGCCGAGGATAACAGAGTCGTACA tatggtTGGAGAAGTAATTCACAAACAACC GCCCACAATGTTATCATGGATGCATACGTTCCAAACGTTCTTACACATTGTGCAAATTGTGCTGTCATATTTCCTTATGCTGATCTTCATGACTTACAATGTCTGGTTGTGTTTTGCTGTAGTATTTGGTGCAGCAATTGGTTATTTTTTGTTTGGGTGGAAAAAATCTGTTATTGTGGATGTTACAGAACATTGTCATTAG